A genomic window from Methanobrevibacter sp. TLL-48-HuF1 includes:
- a CDS encoding cation-translocating P-type ATPase: MNIKNWLGKDELKEIILMVISAISLITGFIKPDLLFFDLSWIAVILCGLPIIREAIESLIHEKDIKADLLVSIAIISSIIIGEVFAAGVIALIMTIGGFLEEYTVSKTQNGIKHLIDITPTTATIINSNVDEKEIAAQNIRINDIIKVLPGEIIPGDGVIIKGESSINQAALTGESLPVDKTVGDEVYSGTINLYGSIIIKATKNGENSSVNKLIKLIESSKPENAKIVKAADRWATWIVVVAFICSIGTWIITHEILRAVTILVVFCPCALVLATPTAIMAAIGNLSKKGILVKDGETLEELAKVNSIILDKTGTLTYGEPEVNQIIPYDKKYTKNEIMHILASLENKSEHPLAKAIVKYYKIRKNPPLKEINDFEIISGKGVKGKIGNNEIVAGNKKLLNENYKKFEKTKVQPHLDAGATAIYLCMNNQLIGAVLLSDLLRNNAVDVILNLKSMNVTPVLMSGDNQNTTQTIASKVEIDNYKYNCLPEDKSNYIKELQLKNNKVAMIGDGLNDAPSLKQANVGISMGSIGSDISIEASNITLIHDNIQDLPHLFKVSKKTLRTINAGIGFALTLNLIATVLAMLGLLNPIEGAFVHNIGSVIVIVYASLLLNYR, encoded by the coding sequence ATGAATATTAAAAATTGGCTAGGAAAAGATGAATTAAAAGAAATAATCTTAATGGTTATTTCAGCTATCTCATTAATAACTGGTTTTATAAAACCAGACTTATTATTCTTTGATTTATCATGGATAGCAGTTATATTATGTGGTTTGCCCATAATCAGAGAAGCAATAGAATCATTAATACATGAAAAAGACATAAAAGCAGATTTACTTGTTTCAATAGCTATCATATCATCAATAATAATTGGTGAAGTATTTGCTGCAGGAGTAATTGCTTTAATCATGACTATTGGAGGATTTTTAGAAGAATACACCGTAAGCAAAACTCAAAATGGAATTAAACATTTAATTGACATTACTCCAACAACTGCAACAATAATAAACAGTAATGTGGATGAAAAAGAAATAGCTGCTCAAAATATCAGAATAAACGATATTATCAAAGTATTGCCTGGAGAAATAATTCCCGGAGATGGAGTAATTATAAAAGGTGAATCTTCAATAAACCAAGCAGCATTAACTGGAGAGTCACTTCCTGTGGATAAAACTGTAGGTGATGAAGTATACAGCGGTACAATAAACTTATATGGTTCAATAATCATCAAAGCAACAAAAAATGGAGAAAACAGTTCAGTAAACAAATTAATAAAATTAATTGAATCTTCAAAACCTGAAAATGCAAAAATCGTAAAAGCAGCTGACAGATGGGCAACATGGATTGTTGTAGTTGCATTTATCTGTTCAATAGGAACATGGATTATAACTCATGAAATTTTAAGAGCAGTTACAATACTTGTAGTATTTTGCCCATGTGCATTAGTTTTAGCTACGCCAACAGCAATTATGGCAGCTATTGGAAATTTAAGCAAAAAAGGAATTCTTGTTAAAGATGGAGAAACTCTTGAAGAGCTAGCTAAAGTAAATAGTATAATTTTAGACAAAACCGGAACATTAACTTATGGAGAACCAGAAGTAAATCAAATAATCCCATATGATAAGAAATACACTAAAAATGAAATAATGCATATTCTTGCATCACTTGAAAATAAATCAGAACATCCTCTTGCTAAAGCAATTGTGAAATATTATAAAATCCGTAAAAATCCCCCATTGAAAGAAATAAATGATTTTGAGATTATTTCTGGAAAAGGAGTTAAAGGAAAAATTGGAAATAATGAAATAGTAGCTGGAAACAAAAAGCTTCTAAATGAAAACTATAAAAAATTTGAAAAAACAAAAGTTCAGCCTCATTTAGATGCCGGAGCAACTGCAATTTATCTTTGTATGAATAATCAGTTAATTGGAGCAGTATTATTATCGGACCTTTTAAGAAATAATGCAGTTGATGTTATTCTTAATTTAAAATCAATGAATGTTACTCCGGTACTTATGAGTGGAGACAATCAAAATACAACTCAAACTATTGCTTCGAAAGTCGAGATTGACAATTACAAATATAACTGTTTACCAGAAGATAAAAGTAATTACATTAAAGAATTACAATTAAAAAATAATAAAGTAGCTATGATTGGAGACGGATTAAATGATGCTCCCTCTCTTAAACAAGCTAATGTAGGAATTTCAATGGGCAGCATCGGCAGTGACATTTCAATTGAAGCTTCAAATATTACTTTAATCCATGACAATATCCAAGACTTACCCCATTTATTTAAAGTATCTAAAAAGACTTTAAGAACCATTAATGCTGGAATTGGATTTGCATTAACCTTAAATTTAATAGCAACAGTTTTAGCTATGCTTGGATTATTAAATCCTATTGAAGGAGCATTTGTACATAACATTGGTTCAGTTATTGTAATTGTTTATGCATCACTACTTTTAAATTACAGATAA
- a CDS encoding metal-sensing transcriptional repressor has translation MKKCMDSENLHRRLKKIIGQLNAIDRMIDEDVPCENILMQINASKSALHKVGHIIVEGHLEHCIKESMEKGDTEEALADVSTILEYYSRI, from the coding sequence TTGAAAAAATGTATGGATTCTGAGAATCTTCACAGAAGATTAAAAAAAATAATAGGTCAACTAAATGCAATTGATCGTATGATTGATGAAGATGTTCCTTGTGAAAATATTTTAATGCAAATAAATGCATCAAAATCAGCACTACACAAAGTAGGACATATAATTGTTGAAGGACATCTTGAACATTGTATTAAAGAAAGTATGGAAAAAGGAGATACTGAAGAAGCATTAGCTGATGTATCTACAATTTTAGAATATTATTCCAGAATTTAA
- a CDS encoding 1,4-beta-cellobiosidase, with amino-acid sequence MQKNNIILAIIIVCIILIGLVFYATNITNSSDNTTEHDNNSTINLTSNSTLSDQSSSSSDSSSSGGSSSSSDSSSSSTTGSSSSGSSSHQSGTSHSESSSSGSSSSGGSSSGGSSHSGSSSSGDSGSGSSSGDGSGIIDVT; translated from the coding sequence TTGCAGAAAAATAATATTATACTTGCAATTATTATTGTTTGTATTATCCTCATTGGGTTAGTCTTTTATGCAACAAACATTACCAATTCATCAGATAATACAACTGAACATGATAATAATTCTACAATTAATTTAACTAGCAATAGTACTTTATCTGATCAAAGCAGTTCCAGTTCTGATTCCAGTTCATCTGGAGGAAGTTCTTCAAGTTCTGATTCCAGTTCCAGTTCAACAACTGGAAGCTCTTCAAGTGGAAGTTCAAGCCATCAAAGTGGAACAAGCCACAGTGAAAGCTCTTCAAGTGGAAGCTCTTCAAGCGGAGGGTCTTCAAGCGGAGGTTCAAGCCACAGCGGAAGTTCCTCAAGCGGAGATTCAGGATCAGGCAGTAGTTCTGGTGATGGATCAGGTATTATAGATGTAACCTAA
- a CDS encoding Ig-like domain-containing protein yields the protein MKNLIFKKQLIILISVFILIAGISTVSANENTTDLHQSMETYDNNVINTDLEVDDNNIIQPNTTDVKSDVSIDIHDFEMYYKNGTKLSGKLLDNNSNPIINQTVSININGMSYNKITDSNGTFGMNINLDPNVYNFTVAYNGSDIYNPALKNAKVTILSVIESNDLVKYYRNESQYYATFLDEKGNPIANNTAVTFNINGVFYTQYTNENGTAKLNIQLYPKKYIITAIHPKGEKKGYTIDVLPTIVSKDLVKYYKNESQYYATFLDKQGNPIANNTAVTFNINGVFYTQYTNENGTAKLNINLNPGNYIITAMHPDGLQTGNNVFVNKTLITYDISQPCNKTGTATFTAEVLDGQGRPLSNASVTFLIAGKVLTKITDEKGIAFINIKAYPGVYTITTTYNGYSVGKTLEIYNNETGFKRYNLGSNENGTVYLYKSIGNTSSKVRVAYIIGVHVTENAVHKALFDELTKKSGELNYCYDIYKINVTPIGKPIDDINRMRGQLLGRDYVVPEAIKNNYSLVVDVHSNQGGAYVITNFAFAPAQDNVSKAIATKIINDNPGLKEYFPASQTSPPYVTLPIQKSGTPTVLYETYKYEDYNNVTVPYVDLLIESVDTIFDYISSDNKLKMER from the coding sequence ATGAAAAATTTAATATTTAAAAAACAGTTGATAATTCTAATATCAGTTTTTATATTGATAGCTGGAATTTCTACTGTAAGTGCAAATGAAAATACTACTGATTTACATCAAAGTATGGAAACATATGATAATAACGTTATTAACACTGATTTAGAAGTTGATGATAATAATATTATCCAACCAAATACCACTGATGTTAAATCCGATGTTAGTATTGACATACATGACTTTGAAATGTACTATAAAAATGGTACAAAATTAAGTGGAAAATTATTAGACAATAATAGTAACCCTATAATTAACCAAACTGTTAGTATTAATATTAATGGTATGAGTTATAATAAGATTACAGATAGCAATGGTACATTTGGAATGAATATTAATTTAGATCCGAATGTTTACAATTTCACAGTAGCTTATAATGGTTCAGATATTTATAATCCTGCACTTAAAAATGCAAAAGTTACAATTTTATCTGTTATTGAATCAAATGATTTAGTTAAGTATTATAGAAATGAATCCCAATACTATGCTACTTTCTTGGATGAAAAGGGAAATCCAATAGCTAACAATACAGCAGTTACATTTAATATCAACGGTGTTTTCTACACACAATACACCAACGAAAACGGTACTGCAAAATTAAACATCCAACTTTATCCTAAAAAATATATAATTACAGCTATACACCCTAAAGGTGAAAAAAAAGGATATACTATTGATGTTTTGCCTACAATTGTTTCCAAGGACTTAGTTAAGTATTATAAAAATGAATCCCAATACTACGCTACTTTCTTGGACAAACAAGGAAATCCAATAGCTAACAATACAGCAGTTACATTTAATATCAACGGTGTTTTCTACACACAATACACCAACGAAAACGGTACTGCCAAGTTAAATATTAACCTTAATCCTGGAAATTATATTATAACTGCTATGCATCCTGACGGATTGCAAACAGGAAATAATGTCTTTGTAAATAAAACTTTAATTACATATGATATTAGTCAGCCATGTAACAAAACAGGTACTGCAACTTTTACTGCAGAAGTTTTAGACGGACAAGGCAGACCACTTAGCAATGCTTCTGTAACATTTCTTATTGCAGGTAAAGTTTTAACTAAAATTACTGATGAAAAAGGTATTGCATTTATTAATATTAAAGCATATCCTGGAGTTTATACTATTACAACAACTTACAACGGTTATTCTGTAGGAAAAACTTTAGAGATTTACAATAATGAAACCGGATTTAAAAGATACAATTTAGGTTCAAATGAAAATGGTACTGTTTATTTATATAAATCCATTGGTAATACCAGTTCAAAGGTAAGAGTAGCTTATATCATTGGTGTTCATGTAACTGAAAACGCTGTTCACAAAGCATTATTTGATGAATTAACTAAAAAATCCGGTGAATTAAATTACTGTTATGATATTTATAAAATAAATGTAACACCAATTGGTAAACCTATTGATGATATTAATAGAATGAGAGGACAACTTTTAGGACGTGATTATGTAGTTCCTGAAGCTATAAAAAACAATTATTCCCTTGTAGTTGATGTACATTCCAATCAAGGCGGAGCATATGTCATTACTAACTTTGCTTTTGCTCCGGCACAGGATAATGTATCAAAAGCCATAGCTACTAAAATAATCAATGATAATCCTGGTTTAAAGGAATATTTCCCTGCTTCACAAACAAGTCCACCATATGTAACTCTCCCTATACAAAAATCAGGTACTCCTACTGTACTTTATGAAACATATAAATACGAAGATTATAATAATGTAACTGTACCATATGTTGATTTATTAATTGAATCAGTTGATACTATATTTGACTATATATCATCTGATAATAAACTAAAAATGGAGAGATAA